The window CTGGAGCCCAAGACCGCCTGGGCCGAGACCATGCCCTTTCATCGCATGAAGGTGCGACTGAAGAAGGAGATCGTCACCCTGGGCTTGCCGGACCTCGATCCCGCGAGCCATGCCGGGACCTATGTCGAGCCCGCCGACTGGAACCGGCTGATCGCCGATCCCGAGGTCCTGGTGATCGACACCCGCAATGACTACGAAGTGGCCATCGGTGCCTTCGAACGGGCCGTGGACCCCAGGACCACCAGCTTCTCGGCCTTTCCCGACTGGTTTCGCAGCTACCGCGCCGGGCTGGAGGCCCAGCGGGGTCCGAACGCCCCACCGCTGAAGGTGGCCATGTACTGCACGGGCGGCATTCGCTGCGAGAAGTCGACTGCCTTCCTGAAGTCAGAAGGCATTGCGGATGTCTTCCACCTGCGGGGCGGGATCCTCGACTATCTGGAGCAGGTCCCCGAGGCCGAAAGCCTGTGGCGCGGCGAGTGCTTCGTGTTCGATGAGCGGGTGGCCGTCGGCCACGGCCTGTCGCCGGGAACCCACGACCTCTGTCGCGGCTGCCGTCGTCCGGTCAGCCCGGAGCAGAAGACCTCCGCGCTCTATGTCGAGGGCGTCGCCTGCCCCGCCTGCCATGACCAGCGCGACGACGCCAGCAAGGCCCGCTATGCCGAACGCCATCGTCAGGTCGCCCGGGCGCGGGATCTGGGCATTGCCCATGTCGGTGCCAGGCTGGACACAAGCGAGGACTGACAGGGCCGAGGGATCGCCTGGTGCGCCCCGGCGTTAAGGCAGGCAATCGTAGCCAGGAGCCTCCCCATGTCCCATACCAACGAAGACCATATCAAGCTCGTCAACAGCCTGGTCGAGACCACCATCGACAGCGCCGAAGGCTATGCCGAAGCGGCCAAGGATGCCGAAAGCGCGCGGTACAAGACACTGTTCCAAGACCGGGCGCAGGAGCGTCGCACCGTGGCCACCGCGCTGCAGGACGAGGTCCGCCGGCTCGGCGGCGAACCCAAGGATGACGGCACGATACTCGCCGCAGCCCATCGGGTTTTCGTCAATCTGCGCGACAGCCTCTCCAAGGGTGACGACGCCGTGATCAACGAGGTCGAGTCCGGAGAGGACTTCATCAAGTCCCGGTACGAAAAGGCCATGAAGGACACCGATGTCGACATCCACACCCGGGCGGTGATCCAGAAGGCCTGGGCCTCGGTGAAGTCGGGCCATGACCAGATGCGCGACATCAAGCACATGCTGAAGCACTGACGACCTGCGCGCGGCGGGATCAAGGGGTCCCGCTGCCCTGCAGGCCTTGTCAGCCAGACCTGCTGAAGCGCCCAGGTCGGAAAGAGCTCAGGCCATGCGATAGTGGCTG of the Caulobacter henricii genome contains:
- a CDS encoding rhodanese-related sulfurtransferase — protein: MTSDPKAFRVAALYRFTPFDEPAALQGPLAKACCAVGVRGTLLLAREGINGTIAGTDAAIRSVLDHIRALPGCSDLEPKTAWAETMPFHRMKVRLKKEIVTLGLPDLDPASHAGTYVEPADWNRLIADPEVLVIDTRNDYEVAIGAFERAVDPRTTSFSAFPDWFRSYRAGLEAQRGPNAPPLKVAMYCTGGIRCEKSTAFLKSEGIADVFHLRGGILDYLEQVPEAESLWRGECFVFDERVAVGHGLSPGTHDLCRGCRRPVSPEQKTSALYVEGVACPACHDQRDDASKARYAERHRQVARARDLGIAHVGARLDTSED
- a CDS encoding PA2169 family four-helix-bundle protein, which gives rise to MSHTNEDHIKLVNSLVETTIDSAEGYAEAAKDAESARYKTLFQDRAQERRTVATALQDEVRRLGGEPKDDGTILAAAHRVFVNLRDSLSKGDDAVINEVESGEDFIKSRYEKAMKDTDVDIHTRAVIQKAWASVKSGHDQMRDIKHMLKH